Proteins encoded by one window of uncultured Sunxiuqinia sp.:
- a CDS encoding ABC transporter ATP-binding protein has translation MSESFFHIDNFSCGYPSFKLSGISLSLEKGSFSGIIGPNGSGKTTLFRGVTSSIATLEGSVYLKGKNLQKLSLKERAQNIAIVSQFVDLDQMSVEDYVLMGRMPYQNRFQFFESKEDLEKAHKYMQLTDVLKHKDKLMTELSGGEQQRAAIARALTQEPELLLLDEPTSHLDITHQVRILDLLHRLNQEMGLTVLMVIHDLNLASEYCDQLILFKEGQLFTQGTPEEVLTFDTIEKVYDTPVITRTNPYSNKPVIFLVSEKMMKKSEE, from the coding sequence ATGAGCGAATCCTTTTTCCATATCGATAATTTTTCATGCGGCTATCCCTCATTTAAGCTGAGTGGAATTAGCTTGAGCCTGGAGAAAGGGTCATTCAGTGGGATCATCGGGCCCAATGGATCGGGAAAAACCACCTTGTTTCGGGGAGTAACCAGTTCTATTGCAACCTTGGAAGGCTCGGTTTATCTGAAAGGGAAAAACCTCCAAAAGCTTTCGCTAAAGGAACGGGCTCAAAACATCGCTATCGTTAGCCAATTTGTTGATCTCGATCAAATGTCAGTGGAAGATTATGTGTTGATGGGGAGGATGCCGTATCAGAACCGTTTTCAGTTTTTCGAATCGAAAGAGGATTTAGAAAAGGCACACAAATATATGCAGCTTACCGATGTGTTGAAGCATAAAGACAAACTGATGACTGAATTGAGTGGTGGCGAACAACAACGTGCTGCCATTGCCCGGGCCTTAACACAGGAGCCCGAATTGCTCCTGTTGGATGAGCCAACTTCACATTTGGACATCACGCATCAGGTGCGCATTTTGGATCTGCTGCATCGGTTGAATCAGGAAATGGGACTGACCGTTTTGATGGTTATCCACGATCTGAACTTGGCTTCGGAATATTGCGATCAATTGATTCTGTTCAAAGAAGGACAACTATTTACCCAAGGCACACCGGAAGAAGTCCTGACTTTTGATACCATCGAAAAAGTGTACGACACGCCTGTTATTACTCGTACAAATCCGTATTCCAACAAACCTGTTATCTTTTTAGTGAGCGAGAAGATGATGAAAAAGTCGGAAGAATAA